Proteins encoded in a region of the Diabrotica virgifera virgifera chromosome 4, PGI_DIABVI_V3a genome:
- the LOC114328435 gene encoding thyrotropin-releasing hormone receptor-like, protein IILCNSSILSSINTISSPILAITQYSTEEYIDGSLVFVCFSLVEDLFPCIFFIGSVVVFFVFPLGILICVYALIATSLMSQPLAMIASRNLTSPAQNVIKYRKQVILMLGTVVLAFFICLLPFRALTLWIIIAPAGSSFELGFERYYNILYFSRIMFHINSAVNPILYNIMSSKFRGGFFKLCGAKSLRKRYLKKPEITRKSTSSSTHTSSQQTSETFLKSSRTYSRQSSSLKEVKEEDETSKVPGKNLVKNVYVRAPIEIVAGINGEKLPSGEIYV, encoded by the exons atcattctttgtaattcttcaatTCTTTCttctattaatacaatatca AGCCCTATTTTGGCGATCACTCAATACAGCACCGAAGAATATATCGATGGTTCACTAGTTTTCGTGTGTTTTAGCTTAGTGGAAGACTTATTTCCTTGTATATTCTTCATAGGTTCCGTTGTAGTCTTCTTTGTCTTCCCTTTGGGCATATTAATTTGTGTATACGCCCTGATAGCCACATCGTTGATGTCACAACCTTTGGCGATGATAGCATCTAGAAACTTGACATCTCCAGCCCAAAACGTCATTAAATACAGAAAGCAAGTGATTTTGATGCTTGGTACTGTAGTTCTGgcattttttatttgtttgttgcCGTTTAGAGCACTTACTTTGTGGATAATCATCGCTCCGGCAGGTTCCAGTTTCGAGCTAGGCTTCGAAAGATACTACAACATCCTCTATTTTTCCAGAATTATGTTCCACATTAACTCGGCAGTTAATCCGATTTTGTACAATATCATGAGTTCCAAATTTCGTGGAGGTTTTTTTAAGTTATGCGGCGCCAAGAGTCTAAGAAAACGGTACCTGAAGAAACCAGAAATTACTAGAAAAAGCACAAGCTCTTCAACGCATACCTCCTCGCAGCAGACATCAGAAACTTTCCTCAAAAGTAGCAGAACCTATTCGAGGCAGTCCAGTAGTCTCAAAGAGGTTAAGGAAGAGGACGAAACATCAAAAGTTCCTGGGAAGAATTTAGTTAAAAACGTGTACGTCAGAGCTCCGATTGAGATTGTTGCTGGAATCAACGGAGAAAAACTACCTAGTGGGGAAATATACGTTTGA
- the LOC126878448 gene encoding neuropeptide CCHamide-1 receptor-like gives MIGIAEFKYIEYFDGSKVPACHTLANTFWSALYFLGSILIFFIVPLLLLLVLYCIIAKNLISNAATLVLNKHIDNYSIRARRQVIMMLGTVVLSFFLCLIPFRIFIIWIIVVPEENVYRLGVEKYYNILYFCRIMVYLNSAVNPILYNLMSSKFRHGFVICSDTKRHLFRRSRNGTSSTTATRSSSTFRSSHDSYNYRVCYRPKNTIKSFSESPDSNKSNDSHSVILKEPVSKQCLKNSSIDEEFDEFELDNNYHPDYNVFTEKVIMYSQERRRDLPNFFQEKCCRRDNEEQIDLQEKFVKRNGSQEAASFV, from the coding sequence ATGATCGGAATAGCCGAGTTTAAATACATTGAATATTTCGATGGATCCAAAGTTCCAGCTTGCCATACACTAGCTAACACTTTCTGGTCAGCACTTTACTTCCTCGGcagtattttgatattttttatagttCCTCTACTCCTGCTCTTAGTGCTTTACTGTATTATAGCGAAGAACTTGATATCTAATGCAGCTACTTTAGTGTTAAACAAACATATTGATAATTACTCTATAAGAGCTAGAAGACAGGTAATCATGATGCTTGGTACTGTAGTACTAAGTTTCTTTCTGTGCCTGATACCATTCAGGATTTTTATCATATGGATTATAGTGGTACCAGAGGAAAACGTCTATAGACTTGGCGTAGAAAAGTACTACAATATTCTGTACTTCTGCAGAATAATGGTTTATTTAAACTCTGCTGTGAATCCAATATTATACAACTTAATGAGTTCCAAATTTCGTCATGGTTTTGTTATATGCTCTGATACAAAACGACATCTGTTCAGAAGATCTAGAAATGGAACTTCCAGTACTACTGCCACCAGAAGTAGTAGTACTTTCAGAAGCAGTCACGACAGCTATAACTACAGAGTCTGTTACAGGcctaaaaatactataaaaagcTTCAGTGAGTCTCCCGACTCCAATAAAAGCAACGATTCACATTCTGTCATCTTAAAAGAACCTGTAAGCAAACAATGTTTAAAAAACAGCAGTATCGACGAAGAATTCGATGAGTTTGAGCTAGATAACAACTATCACCCCGACTATAACGTTTTTACCGAGAAAGTTATAATGTATAGCCAGGAAAGAAGGCGTGATCTTCCgaatttttttcaagaaaaatgTTGTAGAAGAGATAACGAGGAACAAATCGATCTGCaagaaaaatttgttaaaagaaatgGGAGTCAAGAGGCCGCGAGTTTTGTTTGA